The genomic segment TTCAACTACAGACCCTAATTTTGTTGATTCAGCACCATCATTTACATCAGGCAATCCGGGATTCACCACAAACGATCCAGGCTTTCCTGGGTTTTGATAGTTAATTTTGGGAAATAAAGACATCAATATTGCGGAAAAAATCACAAAAGATTTTTCATCAAAATCTTTTGTGATTTTTGTAGGCTGCTTCCTTAATACAAAAAACTAGCAACTCTTGAATATTTTTTACTCATGCCGTAATGCATCAATTGGATTTAACAATGATGCTTTGTAAGCCGGATAAAATCCAAAAAATATTCCGACTATTCCAGAAAAACTAAATGATAGTAGTATAGACATAGGAGAGATTTCTATAGCCCATCCGGCAACAGAACCAAGTGAATTCGCCCCGGCAACCCCAATAATTATACCTGCTATACCTCCTGCCATTGATAAAATTAGAGCTTCAATCAGAAATTGCAGCCTAATATCCCATATTTTTGCTCCTATTGCCATTCTAATACCTATCTCTTTTGTTCTCTCGGTTACAGAAACAAGCATTATATTCATAACTCCTATGCCTCCAACAAGAAGAGATACTGAAGCTATTGCACCCAAAAGAAAGGCCATAACATTAGAAGATTGCTGTGCCATTTGCATGGTTTCAGTAAGGTTTCTTACACTAAAATCATCTTCCTGATTTATCCCTATATGGTGTCTTTCCCTTAATATAGCTGCTACTTCTTTTTCAGCTGCATATAATACTTCAGAGTCTTTAGCCTTTACCATAATCATTCTAACCATGCCAGGAAACTGCGTTCCAAAAAGCTTTTTCTGCGCCGTTGTGATCGGTATTATAATTGTATCATCCTGATCCTGCCCTCTTGCTGATTGGCCTTTGCTTTCAAGAGAACCAATTATTAAGAAGGGGACACCTTTTATTCTGATAGTTCTTCCAATAGGATCAAGATCTCCAAAAAGATTTAAAGCAACAGTTTGACCTATTACACAGACTTTTGTAGCGTTTTTGACATCTTCAAGTGTGAACATTCTTCCTGCTGATAAATACCAGTCTCTCACTATCAGCATATCAGGAGTAGTGCCTGTGATTTGTGTTGACCAGTTTTGATTCCCGAAGACTACTTGCCCAACTTCTGATAATATAGGTGCAACATTAGAAACAGATTGAGATTCTTGCTTTATTGATTCTGCATCCTGAAATGTAAGAGTAGGCATAGTTCCAGATCCCATTCTGACACCACCTGATGAAGTCGCTCCTGATAATACGATAAGCAGATTACTCCCCATGCTGGATATTTGCTCAGATATTTGTTTATTTGCTCCTGAACCAATAGCAAGCATTATAATTACTGCTCCAACACCTATAATTATTCCTAGACTAGTCAGAGCAGAGCGCATTTTATTAACTCTTAAAGCGCTGAACGAGATTTTTATTATAGAGATTATATCAATCATATTTTTTATCCTATTTTTGTAGAAATAACCTCATCTCTAACAAGATTTCCATCTTTAAACCTGATAATTCTCTGACTGTACTCAGCAATTTCAGTTTCATGTGTTACTAGTATGATTGTTTTATTTGATTCTTTATTAAGTCTCGTAAAAAGCTCCATGATCTCACAACTGGTTTTGGTGTCTAAATTTCCTGTTGGTTCATCTGCCATAATTATTGGTGCATCATTAACAATAGCTCTTGCTATTGCTACTCTTTGCTGTTGTCCTCCTGATAATTGATTTGGGGTATGATGTTCTCTACCTTCCAACCCAACTGATTTAAGAACTTCCAGCGTTCTTTTTCTTCTTTCTTTTGGTGATACTCCCTTATAAATCATAGGGAGTTCAACATTCTCTATTGCTGTTGTTCTTGATATAAGATTAAATCCCTGAAAAATAAACCCGATTTTTAAGTTTCTAATATTTGCAAGCTGGTCTTTGTTTAATCGAGTTACATCAATTCCATCCAGAAAATATTTGCCGGTTGTAGGAATATCAAGGCACCCAAGTATATTCATAAAAGTTGATTTGCCGGAACCAGATGGTCCCATTATAGATATAAATTCACCAGAATTGATAATTAAGGACATATTATTAAGCGCATTAACCTTAATATCACCAACTGTATAAACCTTATTAACATCTTTTATCTCGATGAGTGTCATATCAAAACATTCTCATTCTGGGATCTCCACCTTTTTTCTTTTTGGATTTCTCAATCTTGCCAACTATTACTTCCAGCCCTTCAGACATATTTACTGAAGTTATCTCAGTATAGCTACTATTGCTTATTCCTGTTTTTATACTTAATCTTTTAGGTTTATTATTTTCCAATACCCAGAGACCCTGTTCTTTGTATTTAGGGGCATCATCATCTACATATGGGGTAAATCTTAAACTAGCATTTGGCGCAAGTAATATGTTCCCTTTTTTCGAGGTAATTATTGATACATTTGCAGTCATTCCTGGTTTTAATTTCAGGTCTTTATTATCTACACTGATAACCACATTGTATGTAACCACATTTTGAACTACATTTGGTGCTATTCTTATTTGCTTGACTTTACCTTTAAAAGTCTCATTCTGATATCCATCAAGAGTATATTCAACTTCCTGACCTGCTTTAACTTTTCCAATATCAGCTTCAGCAACATTTGTATCAATCTGCATCTTGGTTAAATCCTGAGCAACAAGGAATAAGGTAGGTGTTTGAAAACTAGCTGCAACTGTTTGCCCTACATCAACGTTTCTTGATACGACAATTCCATCAACAGGAGAGATGATTTTTGTATATCTTAAATTGGTCTGTTTATTTCTTAACTCGGCAGCAGCCTGAGCAATTTGTGCTCGAGCTGAACCTATCTGAGATTTAGCTGAATTTATTTGGGCCTTATCAGTATTATAGGTAGTTTCAGCTAAGTCGACATCACTTCTTGCTATAAAGTTCTTTTCATAAAGCGTTTTTTGTCTTTGATAAGTCTTATAATCATTATCAGTAATACATTGAATCTTCTGCAAATTTGCCTGAGCATTATAGATATTTGACTGAGCACTGTTAAAATTTGCTCTTGCCTGTTCTACCTGTGCTTCAAACAATGAAGGATCAATTTGTGCTAATAATTGACCTTTTTTAACAGGGGAATTAAAGTCAACATATAAGTTTTTAATGGCACCGGAAACCTGTGTGCCAACACTAATACTTGTTACAGGATTAACCGTACCTGATGCTGTTACTGATTCTACTATATCTCCTTTTGTAATTTTCTCAGTTTTGTATTCAGGAGCCTTGTTCTTATCTTTAGTAACAAAAAATATTACGGAAGATATAAGAACTAGTAATATTAAGCTGATAGCTATTTTTTTCATTTGATACCCATTGCTTTCTCAAGATTACTACGAGCTACATTATAATCATACAATGCCTGTACATATGATAATTGAGCATTATTATAATTTATTTCTGCATCCTGCATTTCTATAGAATTCCCAACTCCTACATTATACCTGCCATTTGCTAAATCAAAATACTCTTTAGCTTGATCTACAGTCATTTCAGCAACAGGAATACGCTTTTCAGCTTCAGTAAGATTTATATATGCCTGTTTGACCTGAAGATAAATATTTTGTTTTAAAATTTCAACACTGGACTTTGCAACATTCAAATTTGCTTTAGCTTCATCAATTTGTTTCTTAGTAAGAAAACCATTAAATACAGATATAGTCACATTTGCCCCAACAGACCAGCCATTATCAAGAGGAAATTCTCTTCCTCCAAGTCCATAACTGGCAGCTCCCGATAATACAGGCAGATAATCTTTTTTAGCAAGTTTAATTGATTCATTTGCTACTTCTTCTTTTGTTATAGTAGATTTTAAGTCAGGCCTATTCTCAAACGCTGTTTGTAGTGCATCTTCAAAACCTATATAGTATTTTTTAAAGGTAAGATTGTCGATTATATTATATTTAGTCACATTGGATTTTAAAACAGTGTCGTCTTCTTGTCTTGGTGAGTTTTCACTACCTGATTTGCTTGAAATTTCTATGTCATCAGCTCTCTTATTATCAATATGTTTAAATGCAAATATATTATCTATATCGTATTCAGGAGCATCCGGCATGCCCATTGCATTATTTAAATTAGCAATAGCATTTTTATAAAGGTTATCAGCCTTAATATAATTTAATTTAGCATTACTAAGATTGACTTCTGCTGTTGTTACATCGATTTTAGGCTTGGTACCCACTTCAAAGAAAGCTTTTGCTTGCCTTAAATGTTGCTCATATTGATTAATAGATTGTGTATGTATATCCTTGCTGATTTTAGCTGTAAGTGCATTATAATAAGACTGTTTTACGCTATAAGCTATAGAAATAACCGTATCATCCAAATCATATTTGGATGAACCAAGGTTTAAATCCTGAATTTTAACTTTAGTTGGAGTTTTGCCAAAATCATATATAAGCTGATTTACCCCAACACTCCCGGAATAGCTATTGTTATCCCTATCAATTCCAACATTAGTAATAGAATTTAATCTATTATAGCCTGAAGAAAGATTTATTTGAGGTAAATAACCTGATTTAACCTGCCCAACTCTACTTTCGTAAACCTTAGTAGTACTATCAGCCAGATCTATATTTGGGTTCTTGCTGATTGCTATATCAATACAACGCTCAAGGGTTAGCACTTCACCCTTATTTATTGTTATCTCTTCAGCTTTTACAGACTGAAAAGTTATGACAATCAAAGATATGAAAAAAAGGATTTTAAAAAAATTCATATTTGGTCTTTTCTCTCTATTCTTAAAGATAGATTTTATCTTTATTGTACTCCTATTATTAATGACTGGAAAAAGTGAAGCAAGGTTTAAAATCTAGATAAATAATTAAGGTAATATTCATTACCTAACATAAGTCA from the Candidatus Melainabacteria bacterium RIFOXYA2_FULL_32_9 genome contains:
- a CDS encoding multidrug ABC transporter substrate-binding protein, whose protein sequence is MIDIISIIKISFSALRVNKMRSALTSLGIIIGVGAVIIMLAIGSGANKQISEQISSMGSNLLIVLSGATSSGGVRMGSGTMPTLTFQDAESIKQESQSVSNVAPILSEVGQVVFGNQNWSTQITGTTPDMLIVRDWYLSAGRMFTLEDVKNATKVCVIGQTVALNLFGDLDPIGRTIRIKGVPFLIIGSLESKGQSARGQDQDDTIIIPITTAQKKLFGTQFPGMVRMIMVKAKDSEVLYAAEKEVAAILRERHHIGINQEDDFSVRNLTETMQMAQQSSNVMAFLLGAIASVSLLVGGIGVMNIMLVSVTERTKEIGIRMAIGAKIWDIRLQFLIEALILSMAGGIAGIIIGVAGANSLGSVAGWAIEISPMSILLSFSFSGIVGIFFGFYPAYKASLLNPIDALRHE
- a CDS encoding macrolide ABC transporter ATP-binding protein, translated to MTLIEIKDVNKVYTVGDIKVNALNNMSLIINSGEFISIMGPSGSGKSTFMNILGCLDIPTTGKYFLDGIDVTRLNKDQLANIRNLKIGFIFQGFNLISRTTAIENVELPMIYKGVSPKERRKRTLEVLKSVGLEGREHHTPNQLSGGQQQRVAIARAIVNDAPIIMADEPTGNLDTKTSCEIMELFTRLNKESNKTIILVTHETEIAEYSQRIIRFKDGNLVRDEVISTKIG